The Thermomicrobiales bacterium genomic interval GGTCATTCGCGCGGTGTGCTCGAAGCGGTATCGACACTGAAGCGCCGCCTGAGCCTGCCGATCATGGCCGGCAATGTCACCACCGCGGCCGCGGTGGAGGCGCTTGTCGACGCCGGAGCGGACGCGGTCAAGGTCGGGGTAGGCCCCGGCTCGATCTGCACGACCCGGGTGGTGGCTGGCGTCGGCGTGCCGCAGATTACCGCTATTTACGAATGCGCCAAGGCCGCATCCCGGCACGGAGTTGCCATCATTGGCGATGGCGGTATTCAGTATTCGGGCGACATCGCAAAGGCGATTGCCGCCGGCGCCGATGCGGTCATGCTTGGCAGCCTGCTGGCAGGCGTCGACGAGAGCCCGGGTGAGGTCGTCCTCTATCAGGGAGAGCGGTTC includes:
- a CDS encoding IMP dehydrogenase, with amino-acid sequence GHSRGVLEAVSTLKRRLSLPIMAGNVTTAAAVEALVDAGADAVKVGVGPGSICTTRVVAGVGVPQITAIYECAKAASRHGVAIIGDGGIQYSGDIAKAIAAGADAVMLGSLLAGVDESPGEVVLYQGERFKEYRGMGSIGAMRGRSYSKDRYFQENARSDKLVPEGIEGRVAYKGPLGTMVFQLVGGLRAAMGYCGTEDIASLKRDAQFVQITAAGLRESHPHDVIVTKEAPNYRISG